The Vibrio tarriae genome includes a window with the following:
- a CDS encoding molecular chaperone has protein sequence MNVSIHGSLLKRESILNNPSLSLSSVSTSDIDTAENELNSLSKDSNLSFVLEKQKEAVKAVSPRNTETDISNALLGSINDAALELDILNGWTEGGKSMFSSMISGMLDSISKDGIIGIELEDTLQLILLEVMVNSEQYGLSEWINKPDVTSCIQHLLESVGSASHGLHEPPWNNSENIAKGAEYLLTSLLENVKILDGTLLSKLLSTSKLDSEEGRNKLFSQIKDKYHDGEGWLIYNKAQQNNTSKATQLSPLLTLMIASDLLKEKPDISRSDMESILSRDISRIESLMQSIIKKNTISEWINTNPKWQIQVEGAGDDGGHGGQLDWIGNGLNINDLVNIYNNFPSRILSDEDIKDINRIGDNVKMIMQTLKYWFQILRDERVAIARNI, from the coding sequence ATGAATGTAAGTATCCATGGTTCTCTCTTAAAAAGAGAAAGCATATTAAACAATCCATCTTTAAGTTTGAGCTCAGTGTCTACATCGGATATTGATACAGCTGAAAATGAACTAAATTCTCTTAGTAAAGATAGTAACTTAAGTTTTGTACTTGAAAAACAAAAAGAAGCAGTAAAAGCAGTATCTCCGAGGAATACAGAAACCGATATCAGTAACGCTCTTTTAGGCTCAATTAATGATGCTGCTTTAGAGTTAGATATCCTTAATGGTTGGACTGAAGGTGGAAAATCCATGTTTTCATCTATGATTAGTGGAATGCTTGATAGTATTTCAAAGGATGGAATTATTGGAATTGAATTAGAAGATACTTTACAACTTATTTTATTGGAAGTAATGGTTAATTCTGAACAATACGGTCTTTCTGAGTGGATAAATAAGCCTGATGTTACTAGTTGTATTCAGCATTTGCTGGAGAGTGTTGGTAGCGCTAGTCATGGTTTACATGAACCACCATGGAACAATTCTGAAAATATAGCTAAAGGTGCAGAGTATTTATTAACTAGTTTGTTGGAAAATGTTAAAATATTAGATGGCACTCTTCTCTCAAAACTGTTATCAACATCAAAGCTAGACTCTGAGGAGGGTAGAAATAAATTGTTTTCACAAATAAAGGATAAGTACCATGATGGTGAAGGCTGGCTAATTTATAATAAAGCACAACAGAATAATACGAGTAAAGCTACACAGCTTAGCCCTCTTCTAACATTAATGATTGCTTCGGATTTATTGAAAGAAAAGCCCGATATATCTAGAAGTGATATGGAATCCATACTTTCTCGTGATATATCAAGAATAGAAAGTCTTATGCAGAGCATTATCAAAAAAAACACTATAAGTGAATGGATAAATACTAATCCTAAGTGGCAAATACAAGTTGAAGGTGCTGGTGATGATGGTGGTCATGGTGGTCAATTAGATTGGATTGGTAATGGATTGAATATTAATGACTTAGTGAATATATATAACAATTTCCCGTCTCGAATTCTTTCTGATGAGGATATAAAAGATATAAACCGTATT
- a CDS encoding type III secretion protein — MKKLLLLIFALIVSGCSESGMTQVAKFESADLSNKVIVLLNKNQVNAKLTQLKDGYGVLVDDAQEMKARELLAYYNFYFEREDLNDLLESKFASLSKLEMVKSNFLQSREIYNKLSIMPNILRVSVVVTGEKAKRISVLILSLSEISAENKSNIERFLKGVLNEEDKLTISYFVQAV, encoded by the coding sequence ATGAAAAAACTATTGCTTTTGATTTTTGCTCTGATCGTCTCAGGTTGTAGCGAATCTGGGATGACTCAGGTAGCAAAGTTTGAATCGGCAGATCTCTCTAACAAAGTGATCGTGCTGCTGAATAAAAATCAGGTCAACGCTAAGCTGACCCAACTAAAAGATGGGTATGGTGTATTAGTTGATGATGCTCAAGAAATGAAAGCTCGTGAGCTATTGGCGTACTACAACTTTTACTTTGAGCGAGAAGATCTCAATGACTTGCTTGAGTCGAAGTTTGCTAGCTTAAGTAAACTTGAGATGGTGAAAAGTAATTTCTTACAAAGTAGAGAGATCTACAACAAGCTCAGCATTATGCCTAACATATTGCGAGTTAGCGTTGTAGTTACAGGAGAAAAAGCCAAAAGGATTTCGGTATTAATTTTGAGTCTGAGTGAGATTTCTGCTGAGAACAAAAGTAATATCGAACGTTTTTTGAAAGGGGTCTTAAACGAAGAGGATAAGCTAACCATTAGCTATTTTGTACAGGCGGTGTAA